Sequence from the Erythrolamprus reginae isolate rEryReg1 chromosome 2, rEryReg1.hap1, whole genome shotgun sequence genome:
AATAAACAGCCACCGAATGAAAACAAAACACATGGAACAAGAATTGGGAGCCTGAGGCTGGCTAGATTAGTTGGGCTGGCACAGGCTGCTGACAGCAAGCATGTGCAAAGCAAGTCACGGACATGGAAGAACATAAAGCACGAAGGGCCCGGAAATGCTCCCGTGAAGTGCTTTATTGTGGAGTGCCTGGTGCTGATTAAGGGTTCCCACAGGGTACGGCTGGGCCACAGCCAGCCCACTCAGATCAATCATTTCAGGGCTTTCCCATTGTCCTTGCTTTGTTGTTCACAGCTTTCCAGAGCCTGGAGTAGAGCAGCAGACGGAGGCATCCCCTTGCAGTCTGTAGGTCAGTCCCACGAGTTCTGCAAGGATGTTATTTTACAGGCTCATCGGCAACAATTTGTTGAAATTCCATTCTAGGACCGAACTGCTGTGGATCTCTTCTATGAATAAATAATGCTGTGGGTCTACTTACTCTTCTGAAAGGcactttcttccttattttttttaaatttgggagACCCCACGAGATCACattttcaactttttaaaaaatctctctaTGATGCCCATGAAAAAGTTCTCTGGAATTTCTACATTCGTGTGTAAATTAAAGGCCGCCCTGAACCGTGAGTCCATGCCTTTGTTTTCTCCACAGCAACTGGATGTGATGGTGAGACGAAGTGATAACTTTGCGTCCGATTCCTTGTGTTAGAAGCGCGGCAAATTTTAGACCCATTAAATTCCTTTAGACGCTGCAGTAATGCAGGTGCCTCAACATTGTGGAAAATGTGCATCATAGACTCCCAAGTATCCAGGTCATTCCTGGCAGCACATTAAAATAGTCTGCCTTGACAGGGTTGGACCTGAACAGCTACTTTGGCTAGGAAAGCGCAGCAGGATGATCTACCTGAACTGAGCAGCCAAGGAAGGAGGCTACCTGGTATGTCTTTTCACCAAGGATTCACAAGAGCAAGATTTACACTCTTGAGAAGTTGCAAGAAAGTCACAGGTAGCATTGTTCAGCTTCGGAATATAGTATGAATAATTTGCCAGGCTGTTCTTCATGCACAGCGCACTCTGTACCAGGAAGGGCATGTGGCTTTCAAAATGCACTAAATCACCATTTTCCTATCAAAATATACTGGCCTGCTTTCATTTACCTGGTCAAGAACGGTCTTCTGATGACTATCTGAGAGCAGACAGAGTTCTCAGTTCCACTTTATGGGAAGTATCAGGAATGTATAATGTGTTCTTTACCACCTAGCAAAAGTCTCTTCCGTAGGTGTCCAATAGAAACCACCATGGTATCAAAGTGAATTCATGAGCATCGTGACTTTTCATTTGCGTTGTGATATATTTACTCTCCCATCACCCTTTCTGTGGATGCCCTTGTCTATCCCCCCAAAACCATCATTGTTATATCTTCCAAGAGTGTGCATCTCTCGCTCGCTTTCTGCCTCTCAATAAGAAAGTCAGAAATGGGCAGGAGGCTGCTTCAAAGTAGTGAACAACTTATTTGCTGCCAAGATTCAAAGCTGCCAATTTATCTGTGGTATTTCTTATACCGGCAGCAGCAGCCAAGATTGCTAGATTATGAATCCCAGGAAGGTTCAAAGTGCTTTCAAGTCGATCAATTCTTGTTTGCTCCACTCTGTACTAGATGCGACCAGGAGCAACACTGCGGTCAGAGCTCTGGAAGGAGCTGGCCTCCCAGCGGTCAAAGTTTGCTGTTTTGAGGTCGGGGCGCCTTAGAAATAGAGCCAGGAGCTTGCGCAGTACTGCGCGTCGCAGCAATATATATACCCATGGGTCCAGGATCTGGTTCCAGGAGGCCAAGCGCACACCAAGGAACAGCAGATGACCGTAATTCAAAGTTTTATGGAAGTTGCTTGCTGATAAGATGACAATGACCTGGGAACAGAGAAAAAAGCAGCAATGTGTGACATCAGCAAATGAGAGAACAAGATATCAAGACAGTAGGTTTCTATGATCCGCTCCTCCCCCTAAGAACTTAAAAGCAGGCATTAACTCTGTGTAAACATTAGCTCGGCCCACATAATAAATATACCATTCACAATCCAGCCCTTGTGTGCTGATAAGGGCTTCCCAGAGTCAATTGAGTGCTTCCTTGGTTCATTCTTTGgggtattaccgtatttttttggcgtataagatgcacctttctccccataaaagagactgaaaaattgcctgcatcttatactctgaatgtagctttttcaaagcctttttccccagccctaactaggcacCAAATCTTTCCGGCTCTTATTGGCTTATAGTctttttttattgctactccctccaaataatgttttttccagccctaagggtttttttcattttcaataagggggtttttttaagccccaaccagggaataaaataatgtgctgaagctgagcagactaaggatgctagccagatgaatacctggtaggcagagttttccccccattttcctccccaaaaactaaggtgcatccaagggcatggggtgagttaccatcagtacgctgacgacacccagctgtacatctccaccccatgtccactcagcgaagcagtggaagtgatgtgccggtatctggaggctgtcagggtctggatgggtgccaacaggctcagactcagtccagacaagacggagtggctgtgggttctgcctcccaaggacaattccatctgtccgtccatcaccctggggaggggaattattgacctcctcagagagggttcacaacttgggcgtcctccttgatccacagctaactttagaacaccatctttcagctgtggcgaggagggcgtttgcccgggttcgcctgctgcaccagttgcggccctatttgggcagggagtctttgctcatggtcactcatgcccttatcacctcgaggatcgactactgcaatgctctttacatggggctacctctgaagagtgttcggaaacttcaacttgtccaaaatgcagccacgcgagcagtcttgggccttccaagaaatgcccacctcaccatcactctgcggactgcattggctaccgatcagtttccgggcacaattcaaagtgttggttatgacctataaagccctatgtggcacaggaccagattatctccgagaccgccttctgccacacgaatcccagcaaccggtgaggtcccacagaattggcctccttagagtcccgttgaccaaacaatgtcggttggcgggacctaggggaagagccttctctgtgggagccccgaccctctggaatcaactccccccagagattcgcactgccccctccctccttgccttccgaaagagcttaaaaacccatctttgccgccaggcttgggactcttagatcttcccctgaccactgaatgccttaagtatgattgcttaatgtttggttaataagttaattttttaggttaatcttctctttttaattgtttttaatatagtagtactaattggattatattattgttctgtttttatatatgctatgagccgccccgagtcctcggagaggggcggcatacaaattcaattaattaaataaataaataaagtaaaataaaataaatactccaaaaaatacggtatatccaaGCATAATTCAATTCGATTCAAACTTTTAACCTCAGGAAGTTTTCCAGTTAATAATTATTTTCCCTCTAATCAAATAGTTTCTTACATAATCAAAGTACTGTACTGTGTTTCATATGAACGTACTTCCAAGAATCTCCTTAACAGGGCTGCTTATTCTAAAAATAAGGGCTTCTTATTCTAAGTTTACCCAATCTGATGCTCTCCGTACATTGTAATGCAATTTTTAGCAGCCATGGTAATAGAACACCCATAGCCCTTTAAAAATCATGTAGATGTGTACTACATTTATAACTATATTTGTTGTAGCAACAAAATTTTCCAAGTCTGAACAAAGTTCCTCTCTCACTCGATCTTTATTGTGAACTAGGGAGGAGTTTGTTTGCCACATGCCAACTTCCCACTTATGTTGTGCCACCCTACGTGTTCCCATTGCCCCTCTCCTGTTaggtttctctttttttgtacTCACCAATAATGGACTCCAACAAATACAGGAGACCACCATGATGCCCACAAGCTGTACGACCATTTCAATGTCATGAGCTTTGGCTCTCCGCCGACCGCATTTGCGCTGACCCCGGAGGCGAGCTCGCACCAGGATGAGTCCACTGAATGTATTGCAGATGAGAGAGGCCACCAGAGAGACCAACCCCAAAAGGGAGAAGAGCAGGGCAAAAGCTATATCTGACCATTCTTCTGCCTCTTGCACCTTGATAAAACACCAAGTGTTGGGGGTCTGTATAACGTATTTCCCAAAATTGCAGAGAGGCAAGAGGGCAATGGCAAGAGCGACGCCCCACAGTCCCACCAAGGAAAGCTTCGTTCGGCCTGGCGTGACCATTGCACTGTGGAGCAGAGGACGAGTGATTCCAATGCAGCGCTCCACGGCCATCATGAAGCCCAGAAAGAGAGGGCAGAGTCCAAAGAACACCATGGAAGCGCCGAAGAACTTGCAGAGCGCTGTAGAAGGATCCATGGCTGCCCAATTGCGCCGTGTGGCATATAGTTGCAACACGAAGGAGCCTGGGATGACATGGCCCGCTAGGTCTGTGATAACCAAGCTGCTGGCAAACAGCAGGAACGTGGCCTTGGAACGACGCCGGAAGCGGGCGTAGGACTGCACGAGGATTACTAAGGCCATAATATTAGAGACAGCCCCCAAGGTCATTGAGAAGATGGGGGCAGCGGGAGAAGAAGCACTTGGTGGAGTCTTCACCAGCTCTGTAAGACCCGAGGAGGAACTGTTCACTAGGTGAATGGCAGGTGCTTGAGAAGCATTGGGAGGGTGCATAGCAAACATCCTGTCAACGGCTGCTTCCAGGCTCAGGCATCtgcaaagagggggaaagaggattaGACCCTCCATTTCTGTCCATGAGAGCTGACTCTCCCTACTTGCTTCCAGCTCCCAGCTCCTGCCAAACCCAAAGGGAAGGGAAGCCAGTTTTCTGTATGAACTCCATCGTATTTACCGtctttttttggagtataagacacaccagagtataagacgcacatagattttagaggaggaaaaaattattctgaaccaaatggtgtagtaatatattatttaataaaataccagtgtagcagaatactttttacaaccatgtacactttttacaaacttcaaacttgacagctttcagacctgtggacttcaaattccagaattcctcctccagtcatgatagctcaggaatgggagtttaagtccacaagtcttaaatttgccagacttgaagacccttgcacctctAACCCTTAAACCAGggctcttcaaacttgacagttttaagactagtgaacttcaactcccagaattcctcctccggtCATACTAGATgggataattagaaggcaaaaacaccctcactTTTGTGCTTGTTTTTCacctttttgcaaaaacggggcaTGCAGAGGGTTGGGGAGCCTcctgggtggtggtgggaggcctgtttttgcctttcccccaccccctaggagcgctctgcaggcttcccaaaccctctgtgcaccctgtttttgcaaaaaacaggtccatttttcacaaaaatgggatgcaggggcaggacttggggaggccaaaaatggctatattcaatgtataagacccaccaacatttccaccctctttttaggGGCCACAAGGTGCTCTGAAAAGTATGGTAATATAACTTCTCTTATCTTCCCCTTTTGTCTTGTCTTGACTGGctgacttctttttaaaaaatattttctaaaatttaaACCCTGACTTGAAttacatgcagtgatgggctctcaCAGGTActgccaggtatgcagaactgctagaaaaaaaatatttttttttctttttttcccttctgggctctgggtatgtttttccgatcatagtaaatgaggttgaatgtgtataattttagaagagctgtgcatgtgtgtgtgtgtgtgtgtgtgtacatacacatacagtttatatagtagataatgtgtatttttgtgtgactgtgtgtaatatgtatgtacatatatggcatatatacatagaattaaacagtatattttggatgttcagtaatagtaaatggatagagaaattgtatctctctgaggcaaggagaggccaggcactctaaatctaacccaaacccttgatgtgagtgatgtcaagttggctacctttaagccagtcacatgacctttaagccacccctggtcacatgattgtcaagccactcccacctggtcacatggcctgcaagccacacccactaaaTAAGCCACGCCCCACATTgtagtagtaaatttttttgcagcccttcattgattACATGTTCTATCACAAAACCCAACATATATACATTCAATGAGGAGGAGAATCAACAGAAACATGGGGAAAGGAAGTAAGACTTTAATGAACGGGTAGTTAactaaatactttttaaatagtGAAGAGGACTTTTCTGCCTATGGTTTAAAATCCACAGGGCCTTAACCTAGGCACCTCTCCTTCAACCAAAAGTTCCACTCAGACCAAATATTAACAATGCAGTCA
This genomic interval carries:
- the PTGER1 gene encoding prostaglandin E2 receptor EP1 subtype, producing MFAMHPPNASQAPAIHLVNSSSSGLTELVKTPPSASSPAAPIFSMTLGAVSNIMALVILVQSYARFRRRSKATFLLFASSLVITDLAGHVIPGSFVLQLYATRRNWAAMDPSTALCKFFGASMVFFGLCPLFLGFMMAVERCIGITRPLLHSAMVTPGRTKLSLVGLWGVALAIALLPLCNFGKYVIQTPNTWCFIKVQEAEEWSDIAFALLFSLLGLVSLVASLICNTFSGLILVRARLRGQRKCGRRRAKAHDIEMVVQLVGIMVVSCICWSPLLVIVILSASNFHKTLNYGHLLFLGVRLASWNQILDPWVYILLRRAVLRKLLALFLRRPDLKTANFDRWEASSFQSSDRSVAPGRI